From Pedobacter indicus, a single genomic window includes:
- the lptB gene encoding LPS export ABC transporter ATP-binding protein, with the protein MILKAEHLVKKYKQRKVVDDVSFHVEQGEIVGLLGPNGAGKTTSFYMIVGLIKPTEGKVFLDDQEITGDAMYRRAQKGIGYLAQEASVFRKLSVEDNILAVLEIHYKDKEERKQKLEELINEFSLNKVRKNRGDLLSGGERRRTEIARALAANPNFILLDEPFAGVDPIAVEEIQTIVHKLKHRNIGILITDHNVQETLSITDRAYLLTEGKIMLTGTPPEIAVNEMARKFYLGQNFELKIKKR; encoded by the coding sequence ATGATATTAAAAGCAGAACATTTGGTAAAGAAGTATAAACAACGAAAGGTTGTTGACGACGTGTCCTTCCATGTCGAACAGGGAGAGATCGTAGGTTTGCTTGGACCAAATGGAGCCGGGAAAACAACTTCTTTTTATATGATTGTTGGACTCATTAAGCCAACTGAGGGAAAAGTTTTCTTAGATGATCAAGAAATTACCGGTGACGCGATGTATCGGAGGGCGCAAAAAGGTATCGGCTATTTAGCACAAGAAGCTTCCGTGTTTCGGAAGCTCTCTGTTGAAGATAATATTCTAGCAGTGCTGGAGATCCATTATAAGGACAAAGAAGAGCGCAAGCAAAAGTTAGAGGAACTGATTAATGAGTTTAGTTTGAATAAGGTTCGGAAGAACCGAGGAGATCTACTTTCGGGTGGCGAAAGGCGTCGAACAGAGATTGCACGTGCCTTGGCCGCGAATCCCAATTTCATTTTGTTAGATGAGCCTTTTGCCGGTGTTGACCCGATTGCGGTCGAGGAGATTCAAACCATTGTTCATAAGCTCAAACATCGAAATATAGGTATTTTAATAACGGACCATAATGTTCAGGAGACCCTTTCAATTACGGATCGAGCTTATTTATTAACTGAAGGTAAGATCATGTTAACCGGGACCCCTCCTGAGATAGCTGTAAATGAAATGGCAAGGAAATTTTATTTAGGTCAGAATTTTGAATTAAAAATTAAAAAGCGTTAG